One segment of Primulina huaijiensis isolate GDHJ02 unplaced genomic scaffold, ASM1229523v2 scaffold25443, whole genome shotgun sequence DNA contains the following:
- the LOC140967510 gene encoding uncharacterized protein, with translation MEPIMEKQRSFRGIVVEKQKSFKGLMEKQKSFRLAMERQLSFGVERKKNKDSPGKRGDSPLHLAARAGNLGKVKEIIQKFDNINNGVRDLLSNQNQEGETPLYVSAENGNVSVVGEFLSYSDVEVASIAANNGYDPFHVAAKQGHLDVLKELLRFFPSLIMTTDVTNSTALHTAAAQGHVHVVNLLLDIDSNLAKIARNNGKTVLHTAARMGHLEVVKSLLKKDPSIGFRTDRKGQSALHMAVKGQNVDIVMELIKPDPTVLKLEDNKGNTALHIATRKCRIQIVRCLIVNEGIDLNATNSSGETPLDIASKFETPELVTVLKEAGAMHSKDYGKPQSAAKQLKQTVSDIKHDVQSQLQQSRQTGSRVRKIAKKVKKLHLEGLNNAINSATVVAVLIATVAFAAIFTVPGQYVEQKTKGFSLGEANVANKAAFVIFFLFDSFALFISLAVVLVQTSVVVIVHQAKKQLMFVINKLMWLACLFISIAFISLAYIVVGAHEKWLAIYATVLGSIIMMTTIGSMCYCVVQHRLEDSRMRSIRRGKTLSRSFSMSNMVSDPETYSERYKRMYAV, from the exons ATGGAGCCTATTATGGAGAAACAAAGGAGTTTTCGTGGTATAGTGGTGGAGAAACAGAAGAGCTTTAAAGGGTTAATGGAGAAGCAGAAAAGCTTTAGGCTAGCAATGGAGAGGCAGCTGAGTTTTGGTGTTGAGAGGAAAAAGAACAAAGATTCACCGGGGAAGCGAGGGGATTCCCCTCTTCATCTTGCTGCCCGGGCGGGTAACTTAGGGAAAGTGAAAGAAATAAttcagaaatttgataatattaatAACGGTGTGAGAGATTTGCTGTCGAATCAGAACCAAGAAGGCGAGACTCCTTTGTATGTTTCGGCAGAAAATGGGAATGTCTCAGTTGTTGgggagttcttgagttattcgGATGTTGAGGTTGCCTCGATTGCGGCTAACAATGGCTATGATCCCTTCCATGTGGCTGCCAAGCAGGGTCATCTTG ATGTGCTGAAGGAACTGCTTCGTTTTTTCCCCAGTCTAATCATGACCACAGATGTTACCAATTCTACTGCCTTACACACAGCAGCTGCTCAGGGACATGTTCACGTGGTAAACCTCCTTCTGGACATTGATTCCAACCTAGCGAAGATTGCTCGCAATAATGGGAAGACTGTGCTTCACACGGCAGCTAGGATGGGCCACTTGGAAGTAGTAAAATCCCTTTTGAAAAAAGATCCCAGTATTGGTTTCCGAACCGATAGAAAAGGTCAATCGGCATTGCATATGGCCGTTAAGGGTCAGAATGTAGATATTGTTATGGAGCTTATAAAGCCGGACCCAACTGTGTTGAAGTTGGAAGATAACAAGGGCAACACTGCCCTCCATATTGCAACAAGAAAATGCCGAATTCAG ATAGTACGGTGTTTAATAGTCAATGAGGGTATTGACTTAAATGCAACTAATAGTTCTGGAGAGACGCCTCTGGATATTGCCAGCAAGTTTGAAACTCCCGAACTAGTTACCGTCTTAAAGGAAGCAGGAGCTATGCATTCTAAAGATTATGGGAAACCACAAAGTGCGGCAAAGCAACTCAAGCAGACTGTCAGTGACATAAAACACGATGTTCAGTCCCAACTCCAACAGAGTCGCCAGACAGGATCCAGGGTACGAAAAATTGCGAAGAAAGTAAAGAAGCTTCACCTCGAGGGTCTCAATAATGCCATAAATTCCGCAACTGTCGTGGCTGTCCTTATTGCTACCGTTGCTTTTGCCGCCATTTTCACAGTGCCTGGCCAATATGTCGAGCAGAAAACCAAAGGATTCTCACTGGGGGAAGCCAATGTAGCAAACAAAGCAGCTTTTGTAATCTTCTTTCTATTCGACAGTTTTGCCTTGTTCATCTCCCTGGCTGTCGTCCTGGTTCAAACATCTGTGGTCGTGATCGTACACCAGGCAAAGAAACAGCTCATGTTCGTTATAAACAAGCTTATGTGGTTAGCTTGTCTCTTTATTTCCATTGCTTTTATATCACTTGCATATATTGTGGTTGGAGCTCACGAGAAATGGCTTGCTATATATGCTACCGTCCTTGGTTCTATAATAATGATGACTACAATTGGCTCGATGTGCTATTGTGTCGTTCAGCACAGGTTGGAAGACTCAAGAATGAGAAGCATAAGGAGAGGTAAGACGCTCTCACGTTCTTTTTCAATGTCTAATATGGTGTCGGATCCAGAGACATACAGTGAGAGATACAAGAGGATGTATGCTGTTTAA
- the LOC140967620 gene encoding polygalacturonase-like produces the protein MYLITNSIADAIFLALFLILCHKSFATPTMLNVMDFGAKPDAKTDSTAAFSTAWSSACGDINPSTIYVPKGRFLLKNLHFSGPCSNNTITIQVDGTLVAPLDYNVIGNVGNWLIFEDVDGVSIRGGTLDGQGAGLWACKMHGSNCPSGATSLGIWNSKNVEIIGLSSINSQMFHIVINGCQNVKLQGVDISASGNSPNTDGVHVQLSTDVAILNSKISTGDDCVSIGPGAMNLLIENVDCGPGHGISIGSLGKDFDEAGVHNVTVRTVRFKDAQNGLRIKTWGRPSKGFVNNVVFQHAIMDNVQNPIVIDQNYCPGNKNCPGQVSGVKISDVTYQDIHGTSATEVAVKFDCSKSKPCDQIKLENVTLSYQNHAPKALCSNAAGTTTGRVEPTSCLV, from the exons ATGTATCTTATTACCAACTCTATCGCCGACGCTATTTTTCTTGcacttttcttgattttatgcCACAAATCATTCGCCACTCCAACCATGTTAAATGTCATGGATTTTGGTGCAAAGCCAGATGCAAAGACCGACTCCACTGCCGCATTTTCGACGGCATGGTCCTCGGCCTGCGGCGACATAAATCCCTCCACCATTTATGTGCCAAAAGGGAGGTTCTTGCTCAAGAACTTACACTTTAGTGGTCCTTGTAGCAATAATACAATCACCATTCAAGTCGACGGCACCCTTGTCGCCCCCCTCGACTACAACGTCATTGGGAACGTCGGAAACTGGCTAATTTTCGAGGATGTCGATGGCGTCTCTATTCGAGGTGGCACCCTCGATGGCCAAGGTGCCGGCTTGTGGGCTTGTAAGATGCATGGCAGCAACTGCCCTAGTGGTGCGACG TCTTTGGGAATATGGAATTCAAAAAACGTGGAAATTATTGGACTGAGTTCCATAAATAGCCAAATGTTTCATATCGTGATCAATGGATGTCAAAACGTGAAGTTGCAGGGAGTCGACATTTCGGCTTCGGGAAACAGCCCTAACACCGATGGGGTTCACGTTCAATTATCCACCGATGTGGCCATTTTGAACTCTAAAATCAGTACGGGAGACGATTGCGTCTCGATCGGGCCTGGAGCCATGAATTTGTTGATCGAAAATGTCGATTGCGGCCCCGGACACGGTATCAG CATTGGAAGCTTAGGCAAGGATTTTGATGAAGCTGGAGTACATAATGTGACAGTTAGAACGGTTAGATTTAAAGATGCACAAAATGGGCTGAGGATTAAGACATGGGGAAGACCAAGCAAAGGGTTTGTTAATAATGTTGTGTTTCAGCATGCAATAATGGACAATGTGCAAAACCCTATCGTGATAGACCAAAATTATTGCCCCGGCAACAAAAATTGTCCTGGACAG GTGTCGGGTGTGAAAATCAGTGATGTTACTTACCAGGATATTCATGGGACATCAGCAACTGAAGTAGCTGTGAAATTTGATTGCAGCAAGAGTAAACCCTGCGACCAAATCAAATTGGAAAACGTTACCCTAAGTTACCAAAACCATGCGCCAAAGGCTTTGTGTTCTAATGCGGCAGGGACGACCACGGGTCGAGTCGAGCCGACAAGTTGTTTGGTCTAA